One genomic region from Epinephelus fuscoguttatus linkage group LG6, E.fuscoguttatus.final_Chr_v1 encodes:
- the rfc5 gene encoding replication factor C subunit 5 — MASTSKAPPQTRNLPWVEKYRPQTLDDLISHKDILSTIQKFISEDKLPHLLFYGPPGTGKTSTILACARQLYKDKEFNSMVLELNASDDRGIDVVRGPVLSFASTRTIFKKGFKLVILDEADAMTQDAQNALRRVIEKFTENTRFCLICNYLSKIIPALQSRCTRFRFGPLSPDQMIPRLEHVVQQESIDINPGGMKAIVTLSSGDMRRSLNILQSTSMAYGKVTEENVYICTGHPLRSDIANILEWSLNKDFTAAYKQILELKTLKGLALHDILTEVHLLIHRVDFPPAIRIGLLIKLADIEHRLASGTSEKIQLSSMVAAFQAVRDLVVSEAS, encoded by the exons ggttgaaaaatacagaccACAGACACTTGATGATCTGATCTCACACAAGGATATTCTAAGCACCA TCCAGAAGTTCATCAGTGAGGACAAGCTTCCCCATCTCTTGTTCTATGGCCCCCCTGGAACAGGCAAAACTTCCACCATCCTCGCCTGTGCCAGGCAGCTGTACAAGGACAAAGAGTTCAACTCCATGGTGTTGGAG CTAAACGCATCAGATGACAGAGGCATTGATGTTGTACGAGGTCCCGTTCTGAGTTTTGCCAGCACCAGGACCATCTTCAA GAAGGGCTTCAAGTTAGTGATACTGGACGAGGCTGATGCCATGACCCAGGATGCCCAGAATGCATTGCGGCGAG TGATTGAGAAGTTTACAGAAAACACTCGATTCTGTCTGATCTGTAACTACCTGTCCAAGATCATCCCGGCCCTGCAGTCTCGCTGCACCAGGTTTCGCTTCGGCCCGCTGTCCCCGGACCAGATGATCCCTCGGCTGGAGCACGTAGTCCAGCAGGAGAg TATTGACATAAATCCAGGTGGGATGAAGGCCATTGTTACGCTATCATCAGGCGACATGAGAAGATCACTCAACATACTGCAG AGCACCAGTATGGCGTACGGGAAGGTCACAGAGGAAAATGTGTACATCTGCACGGGTCACCCCCTCCGCTCAGATATAGCCAACATCCTCGAATGGTCGCTCAACAAAGACTTCACTGCAGCGTACAAGC AAATCCTGGAGCTCAAGACTTTGAAAGGTTTGGCCTTGCATGATATCCTCACTGAGGTTCATCTGCTCATACACAGAG TGGACTTTCCTCCTGCCATCCGCATTGGTCTGCTCATCAAGTTGGCTGACATTGA ACACAGGCTCGCTTCAGGAACCAGTGAGAAGATCCAGCTCAGCTCCATGGTCGCAGCATTCCAGGCGGTCAGAGACCTCGTGGTCAGCGAGGCCTCGTAG